The Cyprinus carpio isolate SPL01 chromosome A5, ASM1834038v1, whole genome shotgun sequence genome has a segment encoding these proteins:
- the LOC122145106 gene encoding transmembrane protein 250-like yields the protein MPVIPIPRRVRSFHGPHTTCMHSACGPARTAQLVRSKYNNFDLYLKSRWMYSFHPVPPLYFGCSLLTSLLWVALSALFCLQYVSVRIFLRLQYKLSVILLLLGHRRLDFGILNDLFIYSMHVTMFLIGGLGWCFMVFVDM from the coding sequence ATGCCTGTCATTCCCATCCCACGGAGGGTTCGCTCCTTCCATGGCCCTCACACTACCTGCATGCACTCCGCCTGTGGCCCGGCGCGCACTGCCCAGCTCGTACGCAGCAAATACAACAACTTTGACCTGTACCTGAAGTCTCGGTGGATGTATAGTTTTCATCCGGTTCCTCCTCTCTATTTTGGCTGCAGTCTTTTAACCTCCCTCCTCTGGGTGGCACTATCTGCACTCTTCTGCCTGCAGTACGTCAGCGTGCGAATTTTCCTTCGTCTTCAATACAAGCTGTCCGTCATTCTACTGCTGCTGGGTCACCGCCGGCTGGACTTTGGCATCCTCAATGATCTGTTTATATACAGCATGCATGTTACCATGTTTCTGATCGGAGGCCTGGGATGGTGTTTCATGGTCTTTGTAGATATGTGA